In Parasteatoda tepidariorum isolate YZ-2023 chromosome 2, CAS_Ptep_4.0, whole genome shotgun sequence, one DNA window encodes the following:
- the LOC107456670 gene encoding uncharacterized protein DDB_G0286591-like — MYTKKNLRIELCSENSKFNDAYSFRRIRKINSVNAKTATNGNFVWANKQYFKSPVCETFENGRLVKRSSKPVEHQSLRFNRVNEHIAVKNESEINISKKTKKVSFQDHNNYNHDIEMKREEEIEYMDVVRSKNKITTPEKNVPRKRPCISNIDSFNRHPSNVSNLFNSLNDHKDNLLINKPQKNEIQSLKHNGPQTVKMEEKSNKPQSVLKENTGFDNIQGMSSKIKSLLNIPVNSNEKNDLDRETKQENFIQFSLFKILFYSKILFNALFQLIRKNLSEYTAEVSLQNSWRTEKNSYALIQNNNRQSSSMNRDLNETDKSPSFGHDKIKSPSFGYEKIKSPSNEYERIMSPSLDDWIKQWKQTWRQRNSDSESVNKNTTTTRSNLKEDKEDNKNTSKAVKDSGREEQNKIKNISTVYTSASNDRYDNKTDSATIKNCLSKESRSSKDISETNENFVRENKVTSKDSSPTIKNCASQDRHGNKYGLAVTNKSTSKDIENKKYIQKPSSATSADQIYSEKDALLCLQVTGQNLTSDLTVKKIMLEYVKSRRPELMKLIPLENSKSEEIPYSCAAIMILLQYLFSSCQKISSWKVALEIMALSLKYNLKRLKEMSEQYFAENPPTLQNVEEIIHNACYLKVMYHLNNATKVEGLSLYQYLCITPLSMEFKYIPSSCIVFSKLLSEFCIPLHPVNHDFSAAFKKDIRNVLAFEAVKGTYVLTGIQIKFDVHSLERVNIECTVSKGNQMIISDEKEERLRSLIILNFGKDVLVQPSERVKVSVMIEDIQPRICSGVTNLKCVQNSNGCHFTTELSSNVSPCLIFIEKLLYTVSF, encoded by the exons ATGTACACTAAAAAAAACTTGCGGATTGAATTGTGCAGTGAGAATTCTAAGTTCAACGATGCTTATTCTTTCAGAAGAATacgtaaaataaattcagtaaaTGCTAAAACTGCAACCAATGGAAATTTTGTTTGGGcgaacaaacaatattttaaatcccCAGTTTGCGAAACTTTTGAAAATGGTCGTTTGGTAAAACGTTCTTCTAAGCCTGTCGAGCATCAATCACTTAGATTTAATAGAGTTAATGAACATATTGCTGTTAAAAATGagagtgaaataaatatttcaaagaaaactaaaaaagtgtCTTTCCAAGACcacaataattataatcacGATATTGAGATGAAGAGAGAAGAAGAAATTGAATACATGGATGTTGttagatcaaaaaataaaatcacaactCCAGAGAAAAATGTACCTCGGAAACGGCCTTGTATTAGTAACATCGATTCCTTCAATCGACATCCAAGTaatgtttctaatttattcaattctttGAATGATCATAAAGATAATCTTTTGATCAATAAGCCACAAAAGAATGAAATTCAATCTCTTAAACATAATGGTCCACAAACtgtaaaaatggaagaaaaatctAATAAGCCGCAGTCAGTACTAAAAGAAAACACTGGTTTTGACAATATCCAAGGTATGTCATCAAAAATCAAATCTCTTTTGAACATACCTGTGAACAGCaacgaaaaaaatgatttagacAGGGAAACTAAacaggaaaattttattcaattcagtttattcaaaattctattctattctaaaattctattcaatgctctatttcaattaataagaaAGAATTTATCAGAGTATACTGCTGAAGTTTCTCTGCAAAATAGCTGGAGAACAGAGAAAAATTCTTATGCTCTGATCCAAAATAACAATCGACAATCTTCTTCCATGAATAGAGATTTGAATGAGACAGATAAGAGCCCTTCTTTCGGACATGACAAAATTAAGAGTCCATCTTTTGGATATGAGAAAATTAAGAGTCCTTCTAATGAATATGAAAGAATTATGAGCCCTTCCTTAGATGATTGGATTAAACAGTGGAAACAAACTTGGAGACAAAGAAATTCTGATTCtgaaagtgtaaataaaaataccacGACTACTAGGAGCAATTTGAAGGAAGATAAAGAGGACAACAAGAACACTTCTAAAGCTGTCAAGGATTCTGGAAGagaagaacaaaacaaaataaaaaatatctcgaCAGTATATACTTCTGCAAGTAATGATAGATATGACAACAAAACTGATTCTGCAACGATTAAGAATTGCTTAAGTAAAGAAAGTCGAAGCAGCAAAGATATTTCTGAAACTAATGAGAATTTTGtaagagaaaataaagttacaagCAAAGATAGCTCTCCAACTATAAAGAATTGTGCAAGCCAAGATAGACATGGAAACAAATATGGTCTTGCAGTAACAAACAAGTCTACAAGTAAAGACatcgaaaataagaaatatattcagAAACCTTCGAGTGCTACATCGGCTGACCAGATCTACTCTGAAAAAGATGCTCTGCTTTGCTTGCAGGTGACTGGTCAAAATTTGACCTCTGATTtgactgtgaaaaaaataatgttggaGTATGTTAAGTCCCGAAGACCAGAATTAATGAAGTTGATTCCACTTGAGAATTCCAAAAGTGAAGAAATTCCATATAGCTGCGCAGCAATCATGATTCTTTTGCA atatctTTTCTCTTCatgtcaaaaaatatcaagCTGGAAAGTAGCCTTGGAAATTATGGCTCTTAGCCTTAAATACAACTTGAAACGGTTGAAGGAAATGTCTGAGcaatattttgcagaaaatcCCCCAACTCTGCAGAATGTGGAAGAGATCATTCACAATGCATGTTACTTAAAGGTAATGTATCATTTGAACAATGCAACTAAAGTTGAAGGTTTATCATTGTATCAATACTTGTGCATTACTCCTCTGTCTATGGAATTTAAATACATACCTTCTTCTTGCATTGTTTTTTCCAAACTTCTATCTGAATTTTGCATACCATTGCATCCCGTGAACCATGACTTTTCAGCAGcgtttaagaaagatattagaAATGTCCTTGCGTTTGAGGCGGTGAAAGGGACTTATGTTTTGACGGGGATTCAAATTAAGTTTGATGTGCATTCTTTAGAAAGAGTGAATATTGAGTGTACAGTTTCGAAAGGGAATCAAATGATTATTTCTGATGAAAAGGAAGAACGCTTAAGATCTTTGATAATCCTTAATTTCGGTAAGGACGTATTGGTTCAGCCGTCAGAAAGAGTTAAAGTTTCCGTCATGATCGAGGATATTCAACCTCGTATTTGTAGTGGAGTTACAAATCTTAAATGTGTGCAGAATTCAAATGGGTGTCATTTCACAACAGAATTATCTTCAAATGTTTCGccatgtttgatttttattgaaaaacttctTTATACTGTGAGCTTCTGA